The Haloplanus vescus genomic sequence CGTATCTGATGTCGGTGGCACTGGTAACATCTCCTCTGACGTCTCGGTCTCGGACTTCAACACGGGAACGAGCGGTCAGAAATCGCTGCGCGTGACCGACACTGAGCTGAGCGCGACCTTCAACACGGTCGGCGGTCAGGTCTCTGTCGACGATCGCGTGGTGAACGTGACTGGCTCGTCGCTCGGTTCGAACACCGTGGCGTTCGTCTTCGTCGACGAACGGGGTAACACCTACTACACGGACGTGACGACCGACGACGACAACACGTTCGACGAGGACGACCTGAACATTGGGTCGAACCTGCAGGAAGGGCAGGTCAGCGCACACGTGCTGACGGTTGGCCGTGACAACGAGTTCGGTGACGGCGGCATCGAGAGCCGCTCCTCCGGCGACGCATACAACGACCTTGACCAGTTCGCCTCCGACCTCGACAACCAGTCGCTGACGGGCCAGCAGGTCCGTTCGCGCCTGCTTGAAGAGACGACCGAGGCAACTGCAAGCGACGACCGGATGGTCACGACGCGATTCCGTCTGACGGACTCGCGAACGACCATCAACTCGGTGTACCCCGACGGCATGCAGGCCTCGGGCGTCAACCCGGTCGGCGTTGACGACGAGATGGTCGTCGAAGGCAGGACGAACCTGCGCCCGGACGACAACTCGATCACCGTCGAGCTCCTGACTCAGGACGGCGACTCGGTCGCCCTGACGACGACTGAGGACTGGGGCTACGATGGCAAGTACGAAGTCTCGATCGAGCTT encodes the following:
- a CDS encoding PGF-CTERM sorting domain-containing protein; its protein translation is VSDVGGTGNISSDVSVSDFNTGTSGQKSLRVTDTELSATFNTVGGQVSVDDRVVNVTGSSLGSNTVAFVFVDERGNTYYTDVTTDDDNTFDEDDLNIGSNLQEGQVSAHVLTVGRDNEFGDGGIESRSSGDAYNDLDQFASDLDNQSLTGQQVRSRLLEETTEATASDDRMVTTRFRLTDSRTTINSVYPDGMQASGVNPVGVDDEMVVEGRTNLRPDDNSITVELLTQDGDSVALTTTEDWGYDGKYEVSIELEDVQTGTYTLEADDSYNSDTVEVEIVQSVETATPEPTPTEEPTATPTATAEPTPEPTPEPTAKPTATATPTTTEGGGPGFGALVAVIALIAAALLAVRRDD